A stretch of Gossypium hirsutum isolate 1008001.06 chromosome A06, Gossypium_hirsutum_v2.1, whole genome shotgun sequence DNA encodes these proteins:
- the LOC107900639 gene encoding CBL-interacting serine/threonine-protein kinase 20 yields MEKKGTVLMQRFEVGRLLGQGTFAKVYQARNLRTGESCAIKTIDKEKIMKGGLIDQIKREISVMRLVKHPNVVRLYEVMASKSKIYFVMEYVKGGELFNKIAKGKLKEDDARRYFQQLIAAVDYCHSRGVYHRDLKPENLLLDENGNLKVSDFGLSAFIESSRQDGLLHTTCGTPAYVAPEVIHHKGYDGAKADIWSCGVILYALLAGFLPFQHSNLMELYRKISRGEFKCPQWFSPQVRKLLSRILEPNPIQRITVAKLMENCWFRKGYKHIDILPPSPQPCTLDSLITDDSSGSWEPRSPVRPSYFNAFDIISLSQGLNLSGLFEKDLNQRDCSRFTTRKPASDIVSKFQQIAQTESFSIKNKDGKVKLQGSKEGRKGQLGIDAEIFEVTASFYVVELKKTAGDTLEYKNFCNKELKPSLKDIVWAWQGSNNYTQNLV; encoded by the coding sequence ATGGAGAAGAAAGGGACAGTATTGATGCAAAGGTTTGAGGTGGGACGATTACTGGGTCAAGGGACATTCGCCAAGGTTTACCAAGCCAGGAATCTAAGAACCGGCGAAAGCTGCGCCATTAAAACCATCGATAAAGAGAAGATAATGAAAGGAGGTTTGATAGATCAAATCAAGCGTGAAATCTCAGTTATGCGCCTCGTTAAACATCCCAATGTTGTTCGACTCTATGAGGTAATGGCTAGCAAATCAAAGATATATTTCGTGATGGAATATGTTAAAGGCGGTGAGCTTTTCAACAAGATCGCTAAAGGGAAGCTCAAGGAAGATGACGCCCGACGCTATTTCCAGCAATTGATAGCTGCCGTTGATTACTGCCATAGCAGAGGTGTTTATCACCGGGATTTGAAGCCCGAGAATCTCCTCCTCGATGAAAATGGGAATCTCAAGGTTTCGGATTTTGGGCTGAGTGCGTTTATAGAATCAAGCAGACAAGATGGGCTTCTTCACACCACTTGCGGAACTCCAGCTTATGTTGCACCCGAAGTCATTCACCACAAAGGCTACGACGGAGCCAAGGCTGATATTTGGTCTTGTGGAGTCATTCTTTACGCTCTGTTGGCTGGTTTTCTCCCTTTTCAACACTCCAATCTCATGGAACTGTATAGAAAGATAAGTAGAGGAGAATTCAAGTGCCCACAGTGGTTCTCTCCCCAAGTTCGGAAGCTTCTTTCTAGGATTCTTGAACCCAATCCAATCCAAAGAATCACTGTGGCTAAGCTAATGGAAAATTGTTGGTTTAGGAAAGGGTATAAACATATTGATATCCTACCACCATCCCCTCAACCCTGTACCTTAGACTCGTTAATTACCGACGATAGTTCTGGTTCTTGGGAGCCGAGAAGCCCGGTTAGGCCGAGTTATTTCAATGCTTTCGACATTATATCTCTTTCACAAGGTTTAAACTTATCAGGTTTGTTTGAGAAAGATTTGAACCAAAGGGATTGCTCACGGTTCACCACTAGAAAACCAGCCAGCGATAtcgtttcaaaatttcaacaaataGCCCAGACCGAGAGTTTTAGCATCAAGAACAAGGATGGGAAGGTGAAATTGCAAGGCAGTAAGGAAGGGAGAAAGGGACAGCTTGGTATAGATGCTGAGATCTTTGAAGTTACCGCTTCGTTTTATGTGGTGGAGTTGAAGAAAACTGCTGGGGATACTTTGGAATACAAGAATTTCTGTAACAAAGAATTGAAGCCGTCGCTCAAGGATATAGTGTGGGCTTGGCAAGGCAGCAACAATTATACCCAGAACCTGGTTTGA